In one window of Streptomyces sp. FXJ1.172 DNA:
- a CDS encoding CHAT domain-containing protein — protein MTEEKQPDHGESDLAGLRAWAAVAVRQAHELWPHARKDPQSAALRLVTEHLATVEKLLPAEDPARAAVVPWLGLLMKAQLKGRPHADPRERAAALSHLRWTDRARPLNDRLAMMARGNLAELLIPPGIPPEVRDGSGPPALAESLREQLTEALNVLARIVAGDLTTRESMVAVMESVATMLSSLPGRPGGSSPSPPQEGNDGEEAAGPASALPCGEPVEEALADALQGAADWARRDAVGFAHLLEWMCVTVNDFRVSMADASRELAALGLDQPEFTPLRDLLAALRSGGQDLPSLVGRVHGAAQAAGKVLHALPADAPERIRVAKFHAALLVAGNLRMPETLDFGEVDAAAMRPDPDPAARSAWRRELSLELILSTSIDNLWVSNGEIARVERSVAWLREWIDALPADGKTAAATRRFLTALLAHRVATAARLGGSLQDGVAALSMAKGLSASDEHDDVQALFSLLTGFQLAHRSRDQAALARATEDLIQTLSDRYASPAPDAGTRFVITGTLGLAHGERAARTGDQADLRAAARYLREAVEIDPATVPPLFAPYFPATRAQLMTELARADPRREVIDRAIAEVHRVIEESRTSPWDEARLRLALGQAMLRATTHRSDLSLLDPCIAELSRVRALAAEGHGPPLNVEVLTELSAAHWMSAVTGGPRASEDRKASLDTRREALELMAADVLLQLGAEHSLSVARAATGHVLWLALRCAEDRRPAEAVEALELGRALVLQTAAAAHGVPGLLADRGHSDLAERWRAQAPRHPLQGGPGEGDRTEGARTEGDAGEWDPVEGDQAEGDPLRPRRAAVVTSALGAELPSSLRRKALAALGAGNGTGARELLGTPDTAALTAALAASGADALVYLLPGEGFRPHIPGRALILRPGGAEPAVLALPLLLSPGSHQLERYLAAAADRSRKAAAPDASRAAREAAETEWKATLSELCDWAWPAAVGPVLDSLEPLGRPPRIVLIPCGPLGVVPWHAARKHIPLGGYSYACQDAVFSYAPSGAQFLRAAARDRLPATGRRVLVTDPRLSLVWAEIETEALRSACYPDARRYGEFVAAEGVPDAPGSCEDLLAVLPGGGQPAAVVHVSCHGVAGPSPTRSALSLADGELTVARILDHAAAPGPDGPLVVLSACETDLSTGDHDEALTLSTALVARGAADVVGSRWAVNDSATALMMAVFHHFLTSEDLAPADALRAAQLWMLNPDRRPPPGLRDPLHREAARADLHETHLWAAFTHQGNPAAR, from the coding sequence ATGACCGAAGAGAAGCAGCCGGACCACGGCGAGTCAGACCTCGCGGGGCTTCGGGCCTGGGCCGCCGTCGCCGTCCGTCAGGCGCACGAGCTGTGGCCCCACGCGCGGAAGGATCCACAGTCGGCCGCGTTGCGGCTCGTGACCGAGCATCTGGCCACCGTGGAGAAGCTGTTGCCAGCGGAGGACCCGGCACGTGCGGCCGTTGTGCCCTGGCTCGGGCTGTTGATGAAGGCGCAGCTCAAGGGCCGGCCGCACGCCGATCCGCGGGAGCGGGCGGCCGCCCTGAGCCATCTGCGGTGGACCGACCGCGCCAGACCGCTGAACGACCGGCTCGCCATGATGGCCCGCGGCAACCTGGCCGAACTGCTCATCCCACCGGGCATTCCTCCGGAGGTGCGCGACGGCTCGGGACCGCCCGCCCTGGCCGAATCCCTGCGGGAGCAGTTGACCGAGGCCCTGAACGTTCTCGCCCGCATCGTCGCCGGGGACTTGACGACGCGGGAGAGCATGGTGGCCGTCATGGAGAGCGTGGCGACGATGCTGTCCTCGCTCCCCGGCCGGCCCGGGGGAAGTTCGCCGTCCCCGCCTCAGGAGGGCAACGACGGTGAGGAGGCGGCGGGGCCGGCCAGTGCGCTGCCCTGTGGGGAGCCCGTGGAGGAGGCGCTGGCGGACGCTCTCCAGGGGGCGGCGGACTGGGCGCGCCGGGACGCGGTGGGTTTCGCGCACCTGCTGGAATGGATGTGCGTCACCGTGAACGATTTCCGGGTGTCCATGGCGGACGCCAGCCGGGAACTGGCGGCTCTGGGCCTGGACCAGCCGGAGTTCACGCCGCTGCGCGACCTGCTCGCCGCACTCAGATCGGGCGGGCAGGATCTCCCGTCGCTCGTCGGACGCGTCCACGGCGCGGCGCAGGCGGCCGGAAAGGTGTTGCACGCCTTGCCTGCGGACGCACCCGAGCGGATCCGCGTCGCCAAGTTCCATGCGGCCCTGCTGGTGGCGGGAAACCTCCGGATGCCCGAAACACTGGACTTCGGCGAGGTGGACGCGGCCGCGATGCGGCCGGACCCCGACCCCGCGGCGCGTTCGGCCTGGCGGCGAGAGCTGAGCCTGGAACTGATCCTGTCCACCTCGATCGACAACTTGTGGGTATCGAACGGCGAGATCGCGCGCGTGGAGCGGAGCGTGGCATGGCTGCGGGAGTGGATCGACGCCCTTCCCGCGGACGGGAAGACGGCCGCGGCCACCCGGCGGTTCCTGACCGCCCTCCTCGCCCATCGCGTCGCCACCGCTGCCAGGCTCGGAGGCAGCCTCCAGGACGGCGTGGCCGCGCTGTCGATGGCCAAGGGGCTGTCTGCCAGCGATGAACACGACGACGTCCAGGCGCTGTTCAGCCTCCTCACCGGGTTCCAACTGGCCCACCGCAGCCGGGACCAGGCTGCGCTGGCCCGTGCGACGGAGGACCTGATCCAGACGCTGAGCGACCGGTACGCCTCCCCTGCGCCCGACGCGGGCACACGCTTCGTCATCACCGGCACGCTGGGCCTGGCCCACGGCGAACGTGCCGCCCGCACCGGAGATCAGGCCGACCTCCGTGCCGCCGCCCGGTACCTGCGGGAGGCGGTGGAGATCGATCCGGCCACGGTCCCGCCGCTGTTCGCACCGTACTTCCCTGCTACGCGGGCCCAGTTGATGACCGAGCTGGCCAGGGCCGACCCTCGCCGAGAGGTCATCGACCGCGCCATCGCGGAGGTCCACCGGGTGATCGAGGAATCGCGTACGTCGCCCTGGGACGAAGCCCGGCTGCGGCTCGCCCTCGGCCAGGCCATGCTCCGCGCGACAACCCACCGCAGCGACCTGAGCCTGCTCGACCCGTGTATCGCCGAGCTGAGCCGGGTCCGCGCCCTGGCCGCCGAAGGCCATGGCCCGCCGTTGAACGTCGAGGTTCTGACGGAGCTGTCCGCGGCCCACTGGATGAGCGCGGTGACCGGTGGCCCGCGCGCGAGTGAGGACCGGAAGGCGAGTCTGGACACTCGCCGCGAGGCCCTGGAGCTGATGGCCGCCGATGTCCTCCTTCAACTCGGGGCCGAACACTCCCTGTCGGTGGCACGGGCCGCGACCGGCCACGTGCTGTGGCTGGCTCTGCGGTGCGCCGAGGACCGCCGCCCCGCCGAGGCCGTGGAGGCGCTGGAGCTGGGTCGGGCCCTGGTGCTCCAGACGGCCGCGGCCGCACACGGCGTGCCCGGGCTGCTGGCGGACCGTGGTCACTCCGACCTGGCCGAGCGGTGGCGGGCGCAGGCACCACGGCATCCACTCCAGGGAGGTCCGGGCGAGGGGGATCGGACCGAGGGGGCTCGGACTGAGGGGGACGCGGGCGAGTGGGATCCGGTTGAGGGGGATCAGGCTGAGGGGGATCCGCTCCGGCCGAGGAGAGCGGCCGTCGTGACCTCGGCCCTCGGCGCTGAGCTGCCGAGCAGCCTGCGACGCAAGGCGCTCGCCGCACTGGGGGCGGGAAACGGCACCGGCGCGCGGGAGTTGCTCGGCACTCCGGACACCGCCGCACTGACCGCCGCGCTGGCCGCCTCGGGGGCCGACGCGCTGGTCTACCTGCTCCCCGGCGAGGGCTTCCGCCCCCACATCCCGGGACGCGCGCTGATCCTGCGCCCCGGCGGGGCCGAGCCCGCCGTGCTCGCCCTGCCTCTGTTGCTTTCCCCCGGCAGCCACCAGCTGGAGCGCTACCTCGCCGCCGCCGCCGACCGTTCCCGCAAGGCGGCCGCCCCGGACGCGTCGCGTGCGGCGCGGGAGGCCGCCGAGACGGAATGGAAGGCGACGCTGAGCGAGCTGTGCGACTGGGCCTGGCCCGCTGCCGTGGGACCGGTCCTCGACTCGCTGGAACCCCTCGGCCGGCCACCCCGGATCGTACTGATCCCCTGTGGGCCGCTCGGCGTCGTCCCCTGGCATGCGGCGCGCAAGCACATTCCGCTGGGGGGCTACTCGTACGCCTGTCAGGACGCGGTGTTCAGCTACGCCCCGTCCGGGGCGCAGTTCCTGCGGGCCGCCGCCCGCGACCGGCTGCCCGCGACCGGGCGCAGGGTGCTGGTCACCGACCCGCGGCTCAGCCTGGTGTGGGCCGAGATCGAGACGGAGGCGTTGCGTTCGGCGTGCTACCCGGACGCCCGGCGCTACGGCGAGTTCGTGGCGGCCGAGGGCGTGCCGGATGCCCCGGGGAGCTGCGAGGACCTGCTGGCGGTGCTGCCGGGCGGCGGTCAGCCGGCGGCGGTCGTGCATGTGTCCTGCCACGGTGTGGCCGGTCCGAGTCCTACGCGATCGGCGCTGTCGCTGGCCGACGGCGAGCTGACCGTCGCCCGGATCCTGGACCACGCCGCGGCGCCCGGCCCGGACGGCCCGCTGGTCGTGCTCAGCGCCTGCGAGACCGACCTGAGCACCGGCGACCACGACGAGGCACTGACCCTCTCCACCGCCCTGGTAGCCCGGGGCGCGGCCGACGTGGTCGGCTCCCGCTGGGCCGTCAACGACAGCGCCACCGCGCTGATGATGGCCGTCTTCCACCACTTCCTCACCAGCGAGGACCTCGCTCCCGCCGACGCGCTGCGCGCCGCCCAGCTGTGGATGCTCAACCCGGACCGCCGGCCCCCGCCCGGCCTGCGTGATCCGCTGCACCGCGAGGCCGCCCGTGCAGACCTGCACGAGACCCACCTCTGGGCCGCCTTCACTCACCAGGGCAACCCCGCGGCACGCTGA
- a CDS encoding alpha/beta fold hydrolase encodes MTLAHDANGEGPALVLLHSAVCDRRMWDPQWSALVDAGYRVVRCDFRGFGQSPLPDRRHNDAEDVLDLLDALGIEQAALIASSYGGRVAVEIAALRPDRVSAMALLCAGLPGHEPSDELRAFGEREDALLEAGDVAGAVELNVDTWLGPDAEEAVREKVRVMQRHAFEVQLAAPGGAGRTETEIDLSAIKAPCLALSGSHDLPDFREIAAQLPTLFGDTRHLELPWAGHLPSLERPAAVTDLLAGFLRETVPAG; translated from the coding sequence ATGACTCTCGCTCACGATGCAAACGGGGAAGGCCCCGCGCTGGTATTGCTGCACTCCGCGGTGTGTGACCGAAGGATGTGGGATCCGCAGTGGTCGGCCCTGGTTGATGCCGGATACCGGGTCGTGCGTTGCGACTTCCGGGGCTTCGGCCAATCTCCTTTGCCGGACCGGCGCCACAACGATGCAGAGGACGTGTTGGACCTGCTGGACGCCCTCGGCATCGAGCAAGCCGCGCTGATCGCCTCCTCGTACGGCGGACGAGTTGCCGTGGAGATCGCCGCACTCCGTCCGGACCGGGTATCCGCCATGGCACTGCTGTGCGCCGGGCTGCCGGGACATGAACCCAGCGACGAACTCCGCGCGTTCGGTGAGCGAGAGGACGCACTGCTCGAGGCGGGCGATGTCGCGGGGGCTGTGGAACTGAACGTGGACACCTGGCTGGGGCCGGACGCCGAGGAGGCTGTCCGGGAGAAGGTGCGCGTGATGCAACGGCATGCCTTCGAGGTGCAACTGGCCGCCCCTGGCGGAGCTGGGCGGACCGAGACGGAGATCGACCTGTCAGCGATCAAAGCGCCCTGTCTCGCACTCTCGGGCAGCCACGATCTGCCGGATTTTCGTGAGATCGCGGCCCAGCTGCCGACGCTGTTCGGCGACACCCGGCACCTCGAACTGCCCTGGGCCGGCCATCTCCCCAGCCTGGAGCGGCCTGCCGCCGTGACGGACCTCCTGGCCGGCTTCCTGCGCGAAACTGTTCCCGCTGGCTGA
- a CDS encoding DUF6332 family protein, translating into MDMGRESRREKDAMTVEIVFALVTGALLAAVVFAVALIPAFLLGVSEPAGRATLMGGLTVGAAAGIWRLVLVLRRFDAHRRQGR; encoded by the coding sequence ATGGACATGGGTCGGGAATCGCGCCGGGAGAAGGACGCCATGACGGTGGAGATCGTCTTCGCCCTTGTGACGGGCGCCCTGCTGGCCGCGGTCGTGTTTGCGGTCGCCTTGATCCCGGCGTTTCTTCTTGGTGTGTCTGAACCAGCGGGCAGGGCCACGCTGATGGGAGGGCTCACTGTCGGCGCGGCGGCGGGGATCTGGCGCCTGGTGCTGGTGTTGCGTCGGTTCGACGCACATCGACGTCAAGGTCGCTGA
- a CDS encoding RICIN domain-containing protein, which produces MRHRSLLRAALAPIAAAVMLIPASPAHADGKVTWKSDQNGYYLEIYHSSTDAGAPAGQWPWNGSNTQYWYDQKLSNNYYVEYNYNSWLPLTAYNDCSQGVTQWPLGSGNTAYTTQQWKELNTGSGNWMLINHAGCSGDPYQDMLYPSWQYYNVYLAKESDGSVDPIWH; this is translated from the coding sequence ATGAGACATCGCTCGCTCCTGCGCGCAGCACTGGCTCCCATCGCGGCGGCTGTGATGCTGATCCCCGCCTCGCCCGCGCATGCGGACGGAAAGGTGACCTGGAAGAGCGACCAGAACGGCTACTACCTCGAAATTTACCACTCGTCCACCGACGCCGGCGCTCCGGCCGGCCAGTGGCCGTGGAACGGCAGCAATACGCAGTACTGGTACGACCAGAAACTGAGCAACAACTACTACGTGGAATACAACTACAACAGTTGGCTTCCGCTCACCGCATACAACGACTGCTCCCAAGGCGTCACGCAGTGGCCGCTGGGCAGCGGAAACACGGCGTACACGACGCAGCAGTGGAAGGAACTCAACACAGGCAGCGGGAATTGGATGCTGATCAACCATGCCGGCTGCAGCGGCGATCCGTACCAGGACATGCTCTATCCGAGCTGGCAGTACTACAACGTGTACCTGGCGAAGGAGAGCGACGGATCGGTTGACCCGATCTGGCACTGA
- a CDS encoding golvesin C-terminal-like domain-containing protein, whose amino-acid sequence MLVVIGLAVTLPAAAATGRQAGGVPAKAPTRADRAAQLTAQLGDGWYRSSDFIVSSVGDATGMHYYIGRESEGFAWRPLATIAPAGVDTASWTGYACTSGTDRYLLATIEPTLATNRPVMLDRGALAYTIDLRTGKVRPVTAGVAMYYHTPGCGTGDTGVLARYLGTDQERTELLTVNLATGRISARHTLAGQYTSAVPLAQGDIVAAHGAEVVRIDRHSRPTPLVRTPGPAYDLMPASDGGFDYLTTDFRTTSQAWHLTGGKATLVASGARTVLAVFPGSRGHNLLSGATKTTTSGAALHRVQARSIPDVMSRQGHAVGFPDKRTSVTKTRGRVPHSLPTLVSSVSGRALDTPAPDSAAPASRALPTPLDVLPGTSRSATPRAATNSPTTPPLCAVPRNDPRRQVRQPVAHQIEWGVDQAVRSGLPTRPDDYADMGLSAYNPSDDLPPPSIHGSSGTVVPPQIELAIFAQESANDQASWHALPGVAGNPLVADYYGGAGNFNVINYPNADCGYGLGQITTGMHVGDTQYSAATQAKIAVDYAENIAASIQILTDKWNQLYDLGIRANGGDPRYVENWYMALWAYNSGIHTADGAGNSGLGWTNNPENTDYKPNRDIFLKASYADAAHPADWPYQEKILGWARTPILDYKGNPSYTGISTDPAIPPFPTFCTAADHCSLSNPDHCGLSTDPAYRYHCWWNWAVSWTDCSSKCNIGTFTYGTVGSPEPASDNPHPPDCSSSLPSNTYIVDDLPSEYNVVGCEPADWTSKGSFTLTQGKDSAGYPISEIDTHQLGAGFGGHLFFTHNYAASDTAHKVTGTWTISLPTKVYHVLAHVPSTGGTTRSAHYVVTAADGTTHDRTVDQYQQQDQWAGIGFFSLGSNATVSLTNTTDDGALSAHDVAFDAIAFVPIDGTLVSHTLDAVSLFDWNQDLNTNVPSSFTTPSRTMTTLHDWAVEYGSYGPDWNTGTGVHSGVASYPVCPTGTLAAGPVLSNSCVPQDVWNIGKKWADDATAAGTSTSGHSSTSMTEPKWLGYSNTDVPPPTTLTSSTFSDDLSYKIKSHLDVSFVIAGGKIVPGSEDLHFRERTGTTHIPDFVGDFMQAVQTDYGITAPNLSYNETDANFFSGDSTHVDPLSSRQAPGRDYVWHADEPSVSSDQSCVLVRTIMGGSIGWRPLAAQTPVAQSVSAWVSTLRSDARVAPPVADMAAELNNFFFSQATLGGTLFLKAPPIWQQIHAKVCADGTIASAAVVDNADETPRRTIADQSYMPNLYLYFDDHMIDNAGGPGTTYVHKGNFAEFANIPGVTSVNGDPYGWCDIAGRGAGGNPWNFEVVPVPSAPDARPKTGAFCDTSAEFGNPYAH is encoded by the coding sequence ATGCTGGTGGTCATCGGACTGGCGGTGACCCTCCCCGCCGCAGCGGCCACCGGCCGCCAGGCGGGCGGCGTCCCTGCGAAAGCCCCCACGCGTGCGGACCGCGCCGCACAACTGACCGCGCAGCTCGGTGACGGCTGGTACCGCAGTAGCGACTTCATCGTCAGCAGCGTCGGCGACGCCACAGGCATGCACTACTACATCGGGCGGGAGTCCGAGGGCTTCGCATGGCGACCGCTCGCCACCATTGCCCCGGCCGGCGTCGACACGGCCTCCTGGACAGGCTATGCCTGCACGTCCGGGACAGACCGGTACCTGCTCGCCACCATCGAGCCGACCCTCGCCACCAACCGGCCTGTGATGCTCGACCGCGGCGCCCTCGCCTACACCATCGACTTGCGCACAGGGAAAGTCCGGCCGGTCACCGCGGGCGTGGCGATGTACTACCACACCCCCGGATGCGGCACCGGCGACACGGGTGTGCTGGCACGCTACCTGGGAACGGACCAGGAACGCACCGAACTCCTCACCGTGAACCTGGCAACAGGCAGGATCTCGGCCCGCCACACGCTCGCCGGTCAGTACACATCGGCGGTGCCACTCGCGCAGGGCGACATCGTGGCCGCCCACGGCGCGGAGGTCGTCCGCATCGACAGGCATTCCCGTCCGACCCCGCTGGTACGGACCCCAGGCCCTGCTTACGACCTGATGCCGGCGTCGGACGGAGGCTTCGACTACCTCACCACCGACTTCCGAACGACCAGCCAGGCTTGGCACCTCACAGGCGGGAAGGCCACTCTCGTGGCATCCGGCGCCCGTACGGTCCTCGCTGTCTTCCCGGGGTCAAGGGGGCACAATCTGCTGAGCGGGGCCACGAAGACCACCACGTCCGGCGCCGCACTGCACCGGGTCCAGGCCCGCTCGATCCCCGACGTCATGTCCCGGCAGGGACACGCGGTGGGTTTCCCGGACAAGCGGACATCGGTGACCAAGACGCGCGGCAGAGTTCCGCACAGCCTGCCGACGCTCGTGTCCAGCGTCAGTGGCCGAGCACTGGACACCCCGGCGCCCGACAGCGCGGCGCCGGCCAGCCGGGCGCTCCCCACACCGCTCGATGTGCTGCCCGGTACCAGCCGCTCGGCCACGCCCAGAGCCGCGACGAACAGTCCGACCACACCGCCGCTGTGCGCCGTGCCTCGCAATGATCCACGGCGGCAGGTGCGGCAACCTGTCGCGCACCAGATCGAGTGGGGTGTTGACCAGGCGGTCCGCAGCGGCCTGCCCACGCGTCCCGATGACTACGCGGACATGGGTCTGAGCGCGTACAACCCGAGCGACGACCTTCCCCCGCCGTCCATCCACGGATCCAGCGGCACCGTCGTGCCGCCACAGATCGAGCTGGCCATCTTCGCTCAGGAGAGCGCCAACGACCAGGCGTCATGGCACGCGCTCCCCGGCGTCGCCGGTAACCCCCTCGTCGCCGACTACTACGGTGGTGCCGGCAACTTCAACGTGATCAACTATCCGAACGCCGACTGCGGTTACGGGCTCGGGCAGATCACCACGGGAATGCACGTGGGCGACACACAGTATTCGGCCGCCACTCAGGCGAAGATCGCCGTGGACTACGCCGAGAATATCGCCGCCTCCATCCAGATCCTCACCGACAAGTGGAACCAGCTCTACGATCTGGGTATCCGCGCGAACGGCGGCGATCCGCGCTACGTCGAAAACTGGTACATGGCGCTGTGGGCCTACAACTCCGGCATCCACACCGCTGACGGCGCCGGAAACTCGGGACTCGGGTGGACCAACAACCCGGAGAACACCGACTACAAACCGAACCGGGACATCTTCCTCAAAGCCTCGTATGCCGACGCGGCGCACCCGGCCGACTGGCCCTACCAGGAAAAGATCCTCGGCTGGGCCAGAACACCGATCCTGGACTACAAGGGCAACCCGTCCTACACCGGAATCTCCACCGACCCGGCGATCCCGCCGTTCCCGACGTTCTGTACCGCAGCGGACCACTGCAGCCTCTCCAATCCGGACCACTGCGGACTGTCCACCGACCCTGCCTATCGGTACCACTGCTGGTGGAACTGGGCGGTGAGCTGGACGGACTGCAGCAGCAAGTGCAATATCGGCACCTTCACCTACGGCACCGTCGGGTCACCCGAGCCCGCGAGCGACAATCCGCATCCGCCGGACTGCTCGTCGTCCCTGCCGTCGAACACCTACATCGTCGATGACCTGCCGAGCGAGTACAACGTCGTGGGCTGCGAGCCGGCCGACTGGACCTCCAAAGGCTCCTTCACGCTCACCCAGGGCAAAGACTCGGCGGGCTATCCGATCTCGGAAATCGACACTCACCAACTCGGCGCCGGGTTCGGCGGGCACCTGTTCTTCACGCACAACTACGCTGCGTCGGACACCGCGCACAAGGTGACCGGCACCTGGACGATCTCACTGCCGACGAAGGTCTACCACGTGCTGGCGCATGTCCCGAGCACCGGCGGCACGACACGTTCAGCGCACTACGTGGTCACCGCAGCCGACGGCACCACCCACGACCGAACGGTCGACCAGTACCAGCAGCAGGACCAGTGGGCAGGCATCGGGTTCTTCTCCCTCGGCAGCAACGCCACGGTGTCCTTGACCAACACGACCGACGACGGGGCCCTGTCGGCTCATGACGTCGCCTTCGACGCCATCGCGTTCGTGCCGATCGACGGCACACTGGTCAGCCACACCCTCGATGCCGTATCGCTGTTCGACTGGAACCAAGACCTCAACACGAACGTGCCGTCGAGCTTCACGACACCGAGCCGCACGATGACCACACTTCACGACTGGGCGGTCGAGTACGGGAGCTACGGGCCGGACTGGAACACCGGCACCGGCGTGCACAGCGGCGTCGCTTCCTATCCGGTCTGCCCGACCGGCACACTCGCCGCCGGCCCCGTGCTGAGCAACTCGTGCGTGCCGCAGGACGTATGGAACATCGGCAAGAAGTGGGCGGACGACGCCACCGCAGCAGGCACGAGTACCTCAGGACACTCCAGTACCAGCATGACCGAGCCGAAGTGGCTGGGTTACTCCAACACCGATGTGCCACCGCCCACAACTCTCACCTCATCCACCTTTTCCGACGACCTCTCCTACAAGATCAAGTCACACCTGGACGTCAGCTTCGTGATCGCCGGCGGGAAAATAGTCCCCGGCTCAGAAGACCTGCACTTCCGGGAACGCACCGGCACCACTCACATACCGGACTTCGTCGGCGACTTCATGCAGGCGGTGCAGACCGACTACGGCATCACCGCACCGAATCTCTCCTACAACGAGACGGACGCCAACTTCTTCAGCGGGGACTCCACTCACGTCGACCCCCTCTCGTCGAGGCAGGCCCCGGGCCGTGATTACGTGTGGCACGCCGACGAGCCCAGCGTCTCAAGTGACCAGAGCTGTGTCCTCGTTCGGACAATCATGGGCGGGTCGATCGGCTGGCGCCCGCTGGCTGCCCAGACACCGGTCGCGCAGTCGGTGAGTGCATGGGTCAGTACATTGCGGAGTGACGCGCGCGTGGCACCGCCCGTCGCCGACATGGCAGCCGAGCTGAACAACTTCTTCTTCTCCCAGGCCACTCTCGGCGGCACATTGTTCCTCAAGGCACCACCGATCTGGCAGCAGATCCACGCCAAAGTATGTGCCGACGGCACGATCGCGAGCGCCGCAGTCGTCGACAATGCCGACGAGACGCCCCGGCGCACCATCGCCGATCAAAGCTACATGCCCAACCTCTACCTGTACTTCGACGATCACATGATCGACAATGCGGGCGGCCCGGGCACGACGTACGTACACAAGGGAAACTTCGCCGAATTCGCCAACATCCCCGGCGTGACCAGCGTCAATGGCGATCCCTACGGCTGGTGCGACATCGCGGGACGAGGTGCCGGCGGCAATCCGTGGAACTTCGAGGTCGTTCCCGTTCCTTCGGCACCGGACGCACGGCCGAAAACCGGAGCATTCTGCGACACGAGTGCCGAGTTCGGGAACCCGTACGCTCACTGA